A section of the Chloroflexota bacterium genome encodes:
- a CDS encoding glucose 1-dehydrogenase produces MSDLSGRAAVVTGAGTGIGVGIARRLAEHGARVVVSASGSIEGAERLAAELRSQGADVRAVQSDFRQAANAAHVVEHALDAFGQVDILVNNAGRTMVKDFADCDEQDWDDLFNVNIKSMFVTCQAALPGMLERGFGRIINISSVHSQVHAPGYVIYSATKGAINEFTRNLAIDIRRDNITANVIAPGAIHVERYERENVDESNMIRGIPSASVGTPADIAGAAAFLASEDARYVNGAVLFVDGGLTARMSIE; encoded by the coding sequence ATGAGCGATCTCTCAGGACGCGCGGCCGTGGTCACCGGCGCAGGCACGGGAATCGGCGTCGGAATTGCCCGGCGTCTCGCCGAGCACGGGGCACGGGTCGTCGTTTCGGCGTCGGGCAGCATCGAGGGCGCCGAGCGCCTGGCGGCCGAGCTTCGCAGTCAGGGCGCCGACGTGCGCGCGGTGCAGTCGGACTTTCGACAGGCGGCGAACGCCGCGCACGTCGTCGAGCACGCCTTGGACGCCTTCGGCCAGGTCGACATCCTGGTGAACAACGCCGGCCGCACCATGGTCAAGGACTTTGCCGACTGCGACGAGCAGGACTGGGACGACCTGTTCAACGTCAACATCAAGTCCATGTTCGTGACCTGCCAGGCCGCGCTCCCGGGCATGCTCGAGCGCGGCTTCGGCCGCATCATCAACATCAGCTCGGTGCACTCGCAGGTGCACGCGCCCGGATATGTCATCTACTCGGCCACCAAGGGCGCCATCAACGAATTCACCCGCAACCTGGCCATCGACATCAGGCGCGACAACATCACGGCGAACGTCATCGCCCCAGGGGCCATCCACGTCGAGCGGTACGAGCGGGAAAACGTGGACGAGTCGAACATGATTCGCGGCATCCCGTCGGCGTCCGTGGGTACACCCGCCGACATCGCCGGGGCGGCGGCATTTCTGGCATCCGAGGATGCCCGCTATGTGAACGGCGCGGTGCTGTTCGTCGACGGCGGCCTGACGGCGCGCATGAGCATCGAGTAA
- a CDS encoding NAD(P) transhydrogenase subunit alpha, whose product MSLRIVVPRELRPREARVALVPDAVAQLVDEGFSVAIEHRAGVRSFADDDAYAASGAAVIADRAALLREADVVLSVRGLGGDDDQSFARDLASAPSGAAVVGLLDPYDHEDRIRSLADHGVLAFALERMPRITRAQSMDVLSSMSTITGYQAALLAARASPRMFPLLMTAAGTLAAARVLVLGAGVAGLQAIATARRLGAVVQAYDVRPDVREQVESLGATFVSFGGEHTGATAGGYAIEQSEAFYAREREMLADALREVDVAITTALVLGRRAPTLITAAAVAGMRPGSVIVDLAAERGGNCELSEPGESVVRHGVSIAAPLDLASTAPVHASQMYARNISTFLRHIASPDGLALDDQDEIFRETLVTPTALVPQEAPVDAAPVAGS is encoded by the coding sequence ATGAGCCTCCGGATCGTCGTTCCGCGTGAGTTGCGCCCACGCGAGGCGCGGGTGGCGCTCGTGCCCGATGCGGTCGCCCAGCTTGTAGACGAGGGGTTTTCCGTCGCGATCGAGCACCGCGCCGGAGTCCGATCTTTCGCCGACGACGACGCCTATGCGGCCAGCGGGGCTGCGGTCATTGCCGATCGAGCCGCGCTGCTGCGCGAGGCCGATGTCGTGCTCAGCGTCCGTGGACTGGGCGGGGACGACGACCAGTCGTTCGCACGCGATCTGGCGAGCGCCCCCAGCGGCGCGGCGGTCGTCGGCCTGCTCGATCCCTACGACCACGAGGACCGAATCCGGTCGCTGGCCGATCACGGCGTCCTGGCGTTCGCGCTCGAGCGCATGCCGCGCATCACCCGAGCGCAGAGCATGGACGTCCTCAGCTCGATGTCGACCATCACCGGCTATCAGGCGGCTCTGCTGGCCGCGCGGGCCTCGCCCCGCATGTTTCCCCTGCTGATGACCGCCGCCGGGACGCTGGCCGCGGCCCGCGTGCTGGTCCTAGGGGCGGGTGTGGCCGGCTTGCAGGCCATTGCGACCGCCCGGCGCCTCGGCGCCGTGGTTCAGGCCTATGACGTGCGCCCCGACGTTCGCGAGCAAGTCGAGAGCCTCGGCGCCACGTTCGTCTCGTTCGGTGGCGAGCACACTGGCGCCACCGCCGGTGGCTACGCCATCGAGCAATCCGAGGCCTTCTATGCCCGTGAGCGGGAAATGCTGGCCGATGCGCTGCGTGAGGTGGACGTTGCCATCACCACGGCGCTGGTGCTCGGACGACGCGCCCCGACGCTTATCACCGCCGCCGCCGTGGCCGGCATGCGCCCGGGATCGGTCATCGTCGACCTGGCCGCGGAGCGCGGGGGCAACTGCGAGCTGAGCGAGCCGGGTGAATCCGTGGTGCGCCACGGCGTGTCGATTGCCGCGCCGCTCGACCTGGCGTCGACCGCGCCGGTGCACGCGAGCCAGATGTACGCCCGCAACATATCGACGTTTCTGCGTCACATTGCATCTCCGGACGGGCTAGCGCTCGATGATCAGGACGAGATCTTTCGCGAGACCCTGGTGACCCCAACTGCTCTCGTTCCTCAGGAGGCGCCCGTCGACGCGGCTCCGGTAGCGGGAAGCTAG
- a CDS encoding NAD(P) transhydrogenase subunit alpha, producing MEVFILALTVFLLAAFIGFEVITKVPPTLHTPLMSGANAISGISIVGAIIAAGAQQTTLAAALGVAALILATVNVVGGFLVTHRMLSMFRSRKK from the coding sequence ATGGAAGTCTTCATCCTTGCCCTCACGGTGTTCCTGCTCGCCGCGTTCATCGGGTTTGAAGTCATCACCAAGGTCCCGCCGACGCTCCACACGCCGCTCATGTCCGGCGCCAACGCGATTTCGGGAATCTCCATCGTCGGAGCGATCATCGCCGCCGGCGCGCAACAGACTACGCTGGCCGCCGCCCTGGGCGTGGCGGCGCTAATCCTGGCCACCGTGAACGTGGTGGGCGGATTCCTGGTCACGCACCGCATGCTCTCGATGTTCCGGTCGCGGAAGAAGTAG
- a CDS encoding NAD(P)(+) transhydrogenase (Re/Si-specific) subunit beta — MPEGVVNGAYLVAATLFILGLRGLASVRGARRGNALSSLGMLVAIVVTLLDHKIIGFELVAIGLGVGAALGAVLAVRVHMTAMPQLVAAFNGFGGGASALVAGSAIASGTVMTAATELQAVAAGAISGLVGALTFAGSAVAWGKLQEVLRWQPGNTSLHHGINGALAAGTLALVALVMFDVSMQWPFWALVAAAAILGVRLTLPIGGADMPVVIALLNSASGLAAAATGFVLSNNVLIIGGALVGASGFILTTLMSRAMNRSVLSVLFGTLGPSEGGPGDEIYEGRIKRTSPEETALLLSDARSVMFVPGYGMAVAQAQHAVRDLSAELERRGVEVKFAIHPVAGRMPGHMNVLLAEADVPYEQLFDLEQLAGTFAQTDVALVIGANDVVNPLAREDPTSPIYGMPILDVDKARTVVVIKRSLSPGFAGIPNSLFAAPNTAMLFGDGEDAVRELIGELKATG; from the coding sequence GTGCCTGAAGGCGTCGTCAACGGCGCGTATCTGGTTGCCGCGACCCTCTTCATTCTCGGACTGCGCGGGCTGGCGTCCGTTCGCGGCGCGCGTCGGGGGAACGCCCTCAGCTCCCTGGGCATGCTCGTGGCCATCGTCGTGACCCTGCTCGACCACAAGATCATCGGATTCGAGCTTGTCGCGATTGGATTGGGCGTCGGCGCGGCGCTGGGCGCCGTCCTCGCCGTGCGGGTGCACATGACCGCCATGCCGCAGTTGGTGGCGGCGTTCAACGGATTCGGCGGCGGAGCGTCGGCGCTCGTCGCGGGCAGCGCCATCGCCTCCGGCACGGTGATGACGGCGGCGACGGAGTTGCAAGCCGTGGCGGCGGGCGCGATCAGCGGTCTCGTCGGTGCGCTGACCTTCGCCGGCAGCGCGGTGGCCTGGGGCAAGCTGCAGGAGGTCTTGCGCTGGCAGCCGGGTAACACGTCCCTCCACCACGGCATCAACGGGGCGCTGGCCGCGGGGACGCTTGCTCTCGTTGCCCTGGTCATGTTCGACGTCTCGATGCAATGGCCGTTTTGGGCGCTCGTGGCCGCCGCCGCAATATTGGGCGTGCGGCTCACCCTGCCGATCGGCGGCGCCGACATGCCGGTGGTGATCGCGCTGCTCAACTCGGCCTCCGGCCTGGCCGCCGCGGCCACCGGATTCGTCCTGAGCAACAACGTGCTGATCATCGGCGGCGCCCTGGTGGGCGCGTCGGGATTCATCCTCACCACGCTCATGAGCCGCGCCATGAACCGCTCGGTGCTCAGCGTGTTGTTCGGAACGCTCGGCCCCTCCGAAGGGGGTCCGGGTGACGAGATCTACGAGGGGCGGATCAAGCGGACGAGCCCCGAGGAGACCGCCCTGCTCCTAAGCGACGCTCGCAGCGTCATGTTCGTGCCCGGCTACGGCATGGCCGTGGCCCAGGCGCAACATGCCGTGCGGGACCTCTCGGCGGAGCTCGAGCGACGCGGCGTTGAGGTGAAGTTCGCCATCCACCCCGTCGCCGGCCGCATGCCGGGCCACATGAACGTGCTGCTTGCCGAAGCCGACGTGCCCTACGAGCAGCTCTTCGACCTGGAGCAACTGGCCGGGACTTTTGCGCAGACGGACGTGGCGCTGGTGATCGGCGCCAACGACGTCGTCAATCCGCTGGCCCGTGAAGATCCCACAAGCCCCATCTATGGCATGCCCATTCTCGATGTCGACAAGGCCCGCACCGTGGTCGTGATCAAGCGCAGCCTGAGTCCCGGCTTCGCGGGGATTCCGAACTCGCTGTTCGCCGCGCCCAACACGGCCATGCTCTTCGGCGACGGTGAGGACGCGGTGCGGGAGCTGATCGGCGAGCTGAAAGCGACCGGCTAG
- a CDS encoding protein kinase — protein sequence MIDAWPPLEGLERGVSIGAGPRGTVFRAARSDGSGDVAVLVVHEHLAQRRELMAQLLREAERARRIEHPCVAQVHRAEDVDGRWCVVMELAGGLTLRQYLEARGPVNVTEALEITKSIAAGLAAMHGQGLSHRNLTPDNVKLEHGQIKILDAGTAPQHELDPSGATAYIAPERAAGRRATAQADLYSLGTVLFELLTGVPPFRADTPLAVLDLHRRASVPPLASHRDDVPPVVEELMLHLLAKDPDARPPTADEVRARIEDIQATERALAAAAPAPASDRFRAGPRRQREASGGAVSRRQLLLAVSTTALGGAVAAAGAAAIGVLATRRQPLVQVERLLPQEVVKVVTVDRVVTRDVVREVPVTRTIIREVVPEIPAEPTATPTVSPTAAPQATPEPTTATPTPAPAGVRVADAGGRFPLDRGSRALPGVREPIRADNLARLAQLHRVGLGKAQAVAALPEREIAVGSSIGLISVFDSQSGREIRRWSTGADAATGSAVTALVARGGVLISGHADGTLSAWDAATGMRRWSSRLDSEVTSLAIDAAGALVAATEAAGSVGVWRGSDGAAVQQLAPEVAAARAVAFHPARPLLAAGGDDGNIAIWDVRQGTAEASFGDATRPIRALAFNSAGTLLAAAEAGGSVGIWDLASQTRQTTLSGLRFDADDVVFGPDGRWIAAADVTERVLVWDAVTSAVLLDLQDRAGAVSRGSLAVTADGAFLACAVRHLAVALWSLPDGLLRHRLGAYGDATRIALRGDATLLAASHPVGIIALVGLPSGSTAGSIDYHTGLAHALAFSPDGSRLVSGGSADGPPLRMWDTSSVAAVDSFAPEALPQATIGAVAFSPDGGLLATGWSDGIVRIWHTATWSLVTSLSAHATLVDQLQFGPTGDRLVSSDIDGLVYLWDIPNLTPVQLPSDGVPVRAVAIHDNGGPIAGALDDGAVILWDGVEGASIRRLESPESGTLAVAFSPIAALLVSGHRSGTLRWWDTASGEPLHVHEGHGAPIVSVQLSAAGDLVASAAFDGTARLWGVAAAPG from the coding sequence GTGATTGACGCCTGGCCGCCGCTCGAGGGCCTCGAGCGCGGCGTGAGCATTGGCGCCGGCCCACGCGGCACGGTGTTCCGCGCCGCCCGTTCCGATGGCAGCGGCGACGTGGCGGTGCTCGTCGTCCACGAACATCTGGCGCAGCGTCGGGAGCTGATGGCGCAACTGTTGCGCGAGGCCGAGCGTGCCCGGCGCATCGAGCATCCCTGTGTGGCGCAGGTCCACCGCGCCGAAGACGTCGACGGTCGCTGGTGCGTCGTCATGGAGCTGGCCGGCGGTCTGACGCTGCGGCAATACCTGGAAGCTCGCGGCCCGGTCAATGTGACCGAAGCGCTCGAAATCACGAAGTCGATTGCGGCTGGCCTGGCGGCGATGCATGGGCAGGGGCTGTCCCACCGCAATCTGACCCCGGACAACGTCAAGCTCGAACACGGCCAGATCAAGATCCTCGACGCCGGCACGGCCCCGCAGCATGAGCTCGACCCGTCGGGCGCGACGGCCTACATCGCGCCCGAGCGCGCAGCCGGACGCCGCGCCACCGCCCAGGCCGACCTGTACTCGCTGGGAACCGTGTTGTTCGAGCTGCTGACCGGCGTACCGCCGTTTCGCGCCGACACCCCACTGGCGGTGCTTGACCTGCATCGGCGGGCGTCCGTGCCGCCACTGGCGTCGCATCGCGACGACGTGCCGCCGGTTGTCGAGGAGCTGATGCTCCACCTGCTGGCCAAGGATCCCGACGCCCGGCCCCCGACGGCCGACGAGGTGCGCGCGCGGATTGAGGACATTCAGGCCACGGAGCGTGCGCTTGCCGCGGCGGCGCCGGCGCCCGCAAGCGACCGGTTTCGCGCCGGACCGCGTCGGCAGCGGGAGGCGTCCGGAGGCGCCGTTTCGCGCCGTCAGCTGCTCCTCGCGGTCTCCACGACGGCTCTGGGTGGAGCCGTTGCCGCCGCCGGGGCCGCGGCGATAGGCGTGCTGGCTACCCGTCGGCAGCCGCTGGTGCAGGTGGAGCGCCTGCTGCCGCAGGAAGTGGTCAAGGTGGTCACGGTGGATCGCGTCGTGACACGCGACGTCGTGCGTGAGGTTCCCGTTACGCGAACCATCATCCGCGAGGTGGTCCCGGAGATCCCGGCCGAGCCGACCGCGACGCCGACCGTCTCGCCCACTGCTGCCCCGCAAGCGACGCCGGAGCCGACGACGGCGACACCGACGCCGGCTCCAGCCGGAGTGAGGGTGGCGGATGCCGGTGGGCGGTTCCCGCTCGATCGTGGCAGTCGGGCTCTTCCCGGCGTCCGCGAACCGATACGTGCGGACAACCTGGCCCGTCTGGCCCAACTTCACCGCGTCGGATTGGGGAAGGCCCAGGCGGTGGCGGCGCTGCCGGAACGAGAGATTGCCGTTGGCTCCAGCATTGGCCTGATCAGCGTCTTCGACAGCCAGTCGGGCCGCGAGATTCGGCGCTGGTCGACCGGCGCCGACGCTGCGACCGGTTCCGCGGTCACGGCGCTGGTCGCCCGCGGCGGGGTCCTGATCAGCGGTCACGCCGACGGCACGCTTAGCGCCTGGGACGCCGCCACCGGCATGCGTCGCTGGTCGTCTCGGCTCGACTCCGAGGTCACCAGTTTGGCCATCGACGCCGCCGGCGCCCTGGTCGCCGCCACCGAGGCCGCGGGGTCGGTCGGCGTGTGGCGAGGAAGCGATGGCGCTGCCGTCCAGCAGTTGGCGCCGGAGGTGGCGGCCGCGCGTGCCGTGGCTTTCCATCCCGCGCGGCCGTTGCTGGCCGCCGGCGGCGACGATGGAAACATCGCGATTTGGGACGTGCGGCAAGGTACGGCGGAGGCGTCCTTCGGCGACGCCACACGGCCGATTCGCGCGCTGGCGTTCAATTCGGCCGGCACACTCCTGGCCGCTGCCGAGGCCGGCGGATCCGTAGGCATTTGGGACCTGGCGAGCCAGACGCGCCAAACCACATTGAGCGGACTCCGATTCGATGCGGACGACGTGGTCTTTGGTCCGGATGGAAGGTGGATCGCGGCCGCGGACGTCACGGAGCGAGTCCTCGTGTGGGACGCGGTGACCAGCGCGGTGCTCCTGGATCTGCAGGACCGGGCCGGCGCCGTGAGTCGGGGTTCGCTGGCGGTCACCGCCGACGGCGCGTTCTTGGCGTGCGCGGTGAGGCATTTGGCCGTTGCGCTGTGGAGCCTGCCTGACGGGCTGCTGCGGCATCGACTCGGCGCATATGGCGACGCCACCCGCATTGCGTTGCGAGGCGACGCAACGCTCCTGGCGGCATCGCATCCCGTGGGAATCATTGCGCTGGTGGGGCTTCCGAGCGGGTCCACCGCCGGGTCCATTGACTACCACACTGGATTGGCGCACGCGCTGGCCTTCAGTCCTGACGGGTCGCGGCTCGTCAGCGGCGGCTCGGCGGACGGTCCGCCGCTTCGCATGTGGGACACGTCGAGCGTCGCCGCGGTCGACAGCTTTGCGCCGGAGGCGCTGCCACAGGCAACCATCGGCGCCGTCGCGTTCAGCCCGGACGGCGGCCTGCTGGCAACCGGCTGGAGCGACGGCATCGTCCGGATTTGGCACACCGCCACATGGAGCCTGGTGACCTCGCTGTCCGCGCATGCAACGCTGGTGGATCAGCTGCAATTCGGCCCTACAGGGGATCGGCTGGTCAGCTCCGACATCGATGGCCTCGTCTACCTCTGGGACATCCCCAATCTGACGCCGGTCCAGTTGCCGTCCGATGGCGTGCCCGTGCGGGCGGTCGCGATCCACGACAATGGCGGGCCGATCGCCGGAGCGCTCGACGATGGCGCCGTCATCCTGTGGGACGGCGTGGAAGGCGCGTCGATCCGGCGCCTCGAGAGCCCGGAGTCCGGCACGTTGGCCGTGGCGTTCAGCCCCATTGCCGCGTTGCTGGTTTCCGGGCATCGCAGCGGCACGCTGCGCTGGTGGGACACGGCGTCGGGTGAGCCGCTGCACGTCCACGAAGGGCACGGCGCCCCGATCGTGAGCGTTCAGCTCAGCGCGGCCGGCGACCTGGTGGCCAGCGCCGCTTTCGACGGCACCGCGCGCCTGTGGGGCGTTGCGGCCGCGCCGGGGTAG
- a CDS encoding ABC transporter permease — MHDTLTALRIEARWALADTLAMARRNLIRYVRSPELLVFSTINPVMFVLLFTYVFGGAIDVGPANYIDFLLPGILVQTVVFGAVQTGVGLAEDLSSGMVDRYRSLPMARSAVMAGRILADTVRNVFVVLLMIGVGYAIGFRFNANAAAIIAVPIVLVIFGQAFSWISAAIGVTVRETETAQVAGFVWIFPLTFMSSMFVPVHTMPGWLEAFASVNPITVTVDLLRGLSQGGEIMPSLWQAAAWTVGLVVLFSTVAITQYRRLS; from the coding sequence GTGCATGACACCCTGACGGCGCTGCGCATCGAGGCGCGATGGGCTCTGGCCGACACGCTGGCCATGGCCCGGCGCAATCTCATTCGCTATGTGCGGTCGCCCGAGCTGCTGGTGTTTTCCACCATCAATCCCGTCATGTTCGTGCTGCTGTTCACCTATGTCTTCGGCGGCGCCATTGACGTTGGGCCAGCCAACTACATCGACTTTCTGCTGCCGGGAATCCTGGTGCAGACGGTGGTGTTCGGCGCGGTGCAGACGGGGGTGGGGCTGGCCGAGGACCTGTCGTCCGGCATGGTCGATCGCTATCGCTCGCTGCCCATGGCGCGGTCCGCGGTGATGGCGGGGCGCATCCTCGCCGATACCGTGCGCAACGTCTTCGTGGTGCTGCTGATGATCGGCGTGGGCTATGCGATCGGCTTTCGCTTCAATGCGAACGCGGCGGCGATCATCGCCGTTCCAATCGTCCTCGTGATCTTCGGGCAGGCGTTCTCGTGGATCTCGGCGGCAATCGGCGTGACGGTGCGCGAAACCGAAACAGCCCAGGTGGCGGGGTTTGTGTGGATCTTTCCGCTCACGTTCATGAGCTCGATGTTCGTGCCGGTGCACACGATGCCGGGGTGGTTGGAAGCCTTCGCGAGCGTCAATCCGATCACGGTGACGGTGGACTTGTTGCGAGGACTGTCGCAGGGCGGCGAGATCATGCCGTCGCTGTGGCAGGCCGCCGCCTGGACCGTCGGCCTGGTGGTGCTGTTCTCGACCGTGGCCATTACGCAGTACCGACGGCTCTCCTAG
- a CDS encoding ATP-binding cassette domain-containing protein produces the protein MSKAYGKVQALDDVSLDVAAGTIHGLLGPNGAGKTTLVRILTTLLPPDSGRAWVAGFDVAREAMHLRSRIGLAGQSAAVDEYLTGRENLELVGRLYHLDRSTAARRAAELLERFDLTEAADRRSKTYSGGMRRRLDLAASLVADPEVLLLDEPTTGLDPRARRELWAVIRQLVSDGTTVLLTTQYLEEADELADRITLVDVGRVIAEGTAQELKQSTHGDVLSVVVTDAAQANTALGVIAGHGSGDARIDDDGVTVTMPVAGGAAMLAAIIRDLDAAGVGISDIGVRRPSLDDVFLALTGHTAGGDHAD, from the coding sequence ATGTCGAAGGCTTACGGCAAGGTCCAGGCCCTCGACGACGTGAGCCTCGACGTCGCGGCGGGGACCATTCATGGCCTGCTGGGGCCCAACGGCGCCGGCAAGACCACGCTGGTGCGCATTCTCACCACGCTGCTGCCGCCGGACAGCGGACGCGCCTGGGTGGCTGGTTTCGACGTTGCACGGGAGGCTATGCACCTGCGGTCAAGGATTGGGCTGGCGGGCCAGAGCGCCGCGGTCGACGAATATCTGACAGGCCGTGAGAACCTGGAGCTTGTCGGACGCCTTTACCACCTGGATCGCTCGACCGCCGCGCGGCGCGCCGCGGAGTTGCTTGAACGCTTCGATTTGACGGAAGCGGCCGACCGCCGCTCCAAGACTTACTCCGGCGGCATGCGGCGCCGGCTCGACCTGGCGGCGAGCTTGGTAGCCGATCCGGAGGTGCTGCTGCTCGACGAGCCGACCACCGGTCTCGATCCCCGTGCTCGCCGTGAGCTCTGGGCGGTAATCCGGCAACTCGTGTCGGACGGCACGACCGTGCTGCTGACCACGCAGTATCTGGAAGAGGCGGATGAGCTGGCGGATCGAATCACGCTCGTGGACGTGGGCCGCGTGATCGCCGAAGGGACCGCCCAGGAACTCAAGCAAAGCACGCACGGCGACGTCCTGAGCGTCGTTGTCACCGACGCGGCGCAAGCCAACACCGCGCTCGGCGTCATCGCGGGACACGGCAGCGGGGATGCGCGGATCGACGACGATGGCGTCACCGTCACCATGCCCGTCGCGGGTGGGGCAGCGATGCTGGCCGCCATCATCCGCGATCTGGACGCGGCCGGCGTGGGGATTTCCGACATCGGAGTTCGCCGGCCTTCACTCGACGACGTGTTCCTCGCCCTGACGGGCCATACCGCCGGTGGGGATCATGCAGATTAG
- a CDS encoding molybdopterin-dependent oxidoreductase yields the protein MADESGGRFSRMLSYWGRGGLAGLLAALLAVGVSELYAGIFGGLPSLLVSMSGRIVDLSPRAMEEFAISVFGTSDKLALVIFLVVLSGIFGFILGVIALRSRPIAVAGFAAFGLLAGFANGFDAQSTPAHGVAMAAVSAGLAIVALLWFTRANPVAATAGDQAADLQFQRQRRVFLGSGAVVALAAVVTGVLGRNLIEGAKVAVASREDIVLRPVRSRAAAASTPAPTATASETPAPTPAPVATAAPTDTQAPLTTPAPVATAAATEAPPPEATVAATGTPTPIEVEAATGSLPTETMLDVRGISPLVTPNRDFYRIDTAFSIPRVDVEDWELKITGLVDSPYSLTYRELLDLATDEDYVTLCCVSNEVGGRLIGNAKWQGIPLADVLDRAGIKDEATQIVGRSVDGFSAGFPREVAFDGRPVLVAVGMNGEPLPFKHGFPARLVVSGLYGYVSATKWLQEIELTTWEGFDGYWIPRGWSKEGPIKTQSRIDVPKPFSFDTAPGLQAVAGVAWAQNRGISKVEVQIDGDGEWKEAKLSSPISKHTWVQWVSEFEFTPGSHFIRVRATDSDGELQAKGPKNPAPNGAEGWHQVNFRVTDG from the coding sequence ATGGCTGACGAGAGCGGCGGGAGGTTCTCCCGCATGTTGAGCTACTGGGGACGCGGCGGCCTGGCGGGGCTGCTGGCCGCGTTGCTGGCCGTGGGCGTGAGCGAACTCTACGCCGGGATCTTCGGCGGCTTGCCGTCGCTCCTCGTATCAATGAGCGGCCGGATTGTGGACCTGAGCCCGCGCGCGATGGAGGAGTTCGCCATCAGCGTGTTCGGCACCAGCGACAAGCTGGCGTTGGTCATCTTCCTGGTCGTGCTCAGTGGAATCTTTGGATTCATTCTTGGGGTCATTGCCCTCCGGTCCCGACCGATCGCCGTGGCGGGCTTCGCGGCGTTTGGATTGCTCGCCGGATTCGCCAATGGGTTCGACGCACAGTCAACGCCGGCGCACGGGGTGGCCATGGCGGCAGTCTCGGCGGGGCTGGCCATCGTGGCGCTCTTGTGGTTCACCCGCGCGAACCCGGTTGCGGCAACGGCTGGTGACCAGGCAGCGGACCTTCAGTTCCAGCGACAGCGCCGGGTCTTTCTTGGCAGCGGCGCGGTTGTTGCGCTGGCCGCGGTAGTTACCGGAGTTCTCGGGCGCAACCTGATCGAGGGCGCCAAGGTCGCCGTGGCGAGCCGCGAGGACATCGTCCTGCGGCCCGTGCGCAGCCGAGCTGCGGCAGCTTCGACGCCGGCGCCAACGGCTACCGCAAGCGAGACGCCCGCGCCAACACCGGCGCCGGTGGCGACGGCCGCACCGACTGACACCCAGGCCCCGCTGACAACCCCGGCTCCCGTGGCGACGGCGGCCGCGACCGAGGCGCCGCCGCCCGAAGCGACCGTCGCTGCTACCGGCACGCCCACGCCGATCGAGGTCGAGGCGGCCACCGGATCGCTGCCGACGGAGACGATGTTGGACGTGCGAGGCATCTCACCGCTCGTCACGCCAAATCGAGATTTCTACCGCATCGACACCGCGTTCTCGATTCCGCGCGTCGATGTCGAGGATTGGGAGCTCAAGATCACCGGCTTGGTGGACAGCCCCTACTCCCTCACCTACCGCGAGCTGCTCGATCTGGCCACCGACGAGGACTACGTCACGCTCTGCTGCGTGTCCAACGAGGTTGGGGGCCGTCTGATCGGCAACGCCAAGTGGCAGGGCATACCGCTGGCCGACGTGCTCGATCGCGCCGGCATCAAGGACGAGGCTACCCAGATTGTCGGCCGGTCGGTGGACGGATTCTCGGCCGGCTTTCCGCGCGAGGTGGCGTTCGACGGACGTCCGGTTCTGGTCGCCGTCGGCATGAACGGCGAGCCGCTGCCGTTCAAGCACGGCTTCCCGGCGCGCCTGGTCGTCTCGGGTCTCTATGGCTACGTCTCCGCGACCAAGTGGTTGCAGGAGATCGAGCTCACCACCTGGGAAGGCTTCGACGGCTACTGGATCCCGCGAGGCTGGTCGAAGGAAGGCCCGATCAAGACGCAATCCCGCATCGACGTGCCGAAGCCGTTCTCGTTCGACACCGCGCCGGGCCTGCAGGCGGTTGCGGGCGTTGCGTGGGCGCAGAACCGCGGCATTAGCAAGGTCGAAGTGCAGATTGACGGCGACGGTGAGTGGAAGGAAGCGAAGCTCTCCTCGCCGATCAGCAAGCACACCTGGGTGCAGTGGGTGAGCGAGTTCGAGTTCACGCCGGGCTCGCACTTCATCCGGGTGCGCGCGACGGACTCCGACGGCGAGCTGCAGGCGAAGGGGCCCAAGAACCCAGCGCCGAACGGCGCCGAGGGCTGGCATCAGGTCAACTTCCGCGTCACGGACGGATAG
- a CDS encoding DUF1761 domain-containing protein: MWTAEINYAAMIVAALVPIAVGFNWYSVRVFGGAWMRLIGKTQEQIEAEGNMVRALVVSNVGALVTSYLLAQIVAFTGAQGFGEGFVIGIWGAIGLVATAFASSYVYENRPRNLYLINVGYHVVTLPIMAGILSVWS, translated from the coding sequence GTGTGGACGGCTGAAATCAACTACGCGGCCATGATCGTGGCGGCCCTTGTGCCGATCGCGGTGGGCTTCAACTGGTATTCGGTGCGGGTGTTTGGCGGTGCGTGGATGCGCCTGATCGGCAAGACCCAGGAGCAGATCGAGGCCGAGGGGAACATGGTGCGAGCGTTGGTGGTGAGCAACGTCGGCGCCCTGGTCACCTCCTACCTGCTCGCGCAGATCGTGGCATTCACCGGCGCGCAAGGCTTCGGCGAGGGCTTCGTGATCGGCATCTGGGGCGCGATCGGCCTGGTGGCCACGGCCTTTGCCTCGTCCTACGTCTATGAGAACCGGCCCCGGAATCTCTACCTGATCAACGTGGGATATCACGTGGTGACGCTGCCGATCATGGCCGGCATCCTGAGCGTTTGGAGCTAG